The DNA region GTTGTAAAGGTTTTCCAGGCTCTTGTGTCTTAAGGGAAATATTTTCGACTACTCGTCCATACCTATCTTTTCGAATCGTTCGCTTACCTGCCTCGCCAGTTAACCAATTATCAAAACTGCTTTCTAAACCTTCCAGACCATGGCCATCAATGCCCGTCACGCCGATAACATGTGCGCTCACTTCACCAGAAGGGTAAAAACGGCGAGATTCATCTTTTAGTCCAATACCTGGTAATTTTAACTCACGAACATATTTAGACATCGCAGGGCTAACTTGGCGTTGTAAATAAATAAAGCGTTTCTTCTTATTATTTTGAAGCTTACGAACCAAGCCTTTTTGATCTAGCCCCAAAACATTGGCAAGAGCATACCAGCGATCAAGTTCATCGAGGCCATTCTCTTTAATTATGGTGGCGGGATCCGCCCAGACAGCCTGAACAGGAACACTCACCGCAAGAGGCTCGCCATTGCGATCAGAAATAATACCACGCGCCGTAGGAATAGATTTCACACGAACCGAGCGCATATCTGCTTGTTGAATCAGTTGATCTGGCTCTATTATCTGAATATAAGCGGTTCTCGCCACCAAGGTCACTAAAGCGAGAACAATGAACCCAAGGATTAGATTATAACGCCAAGGTATCAATACTGAGGTCTCTTTTGCCGCGACCTTTTTATTGGTTGGCTTCCTATTTTTAACCACTTTCTTATTTATTGGCTTCTTCATTTAAGATTCACAACCACTTCTTTGTCTGAATCTGGACGCTTCATATCAAGATCATTAATTGCGATTTTTTGCACACGGGTATGTTCTGCTAACGCATTCTCTTCCAAAATTAAATTTCGCCATTCGCTATCAAGCTTCTCTCTATTCTCTAATAACTCATCACGCAACGTTATTTGATGACGAGTATTATAAGTAGTTAACACCACCGCGATGGAACTAGAAAAAATCAATACTAATAAGAATAAAGGCAGACGACCTATAGAGGTTAAGTCATTCCAAATACTGCGAATTAAACTAGGAGAATGCGCTTCAGTCATAATTTCTCTGCAATTCGTAATACAGAACTGCGTGAACGAGTGTTCAACTCAACTTCTGACTGAGAAGGTTTAATGGCTTTACCTACGGTTTTCATATTCGGTGACCCTAATGCTCTGATTTGATCTTCAGTCATCGGAATGCCGTGCGGGACTTGTGGGCCTTGGCTTTCTCGGCGCATAAAGCGCTTTACCATACGGTCTTCTAGGGAATGGAAGCTTATCACCGATAAACGTCCTTCTGGTGCTAAAATATTCATGGCACCTTTGAGGGCAAAATCAATCTCTTCCAGCTCACTATTAATATAGATTCGGATCGCTTGAAAACTGCGTGTCGCAGGATGTTTCTTTTCTTTAAAGTTCTTAGGCGCCACGTCGGAAATCAACTTAGCAAGTTGACCGGTACGTGTTAATGGCTCTTTTTCAGGATTTTCAAGGCACTCTTGTTGATAAGCAACGATACCTTTTGCAATACGGCGAGCATGCTTTTCTTCACCAAATTCGCGAAGTACCCAAGTGATATCATCAAGCTCAGCTTCCGATAACCATTGCGCTGCCGATTGCCCACTAGTTGGATCCATTCGCATATCCAGTGGGCCATCTTTCATAAAACTAAAGCCGCGCTCTCCGTCATCTAATTGAGGTGACGACACCCCTAAATCAAACAACACCCCATCAACTTTACCCACTAATTCATATTGTTCCGCATAACGTTCAATACCAGAAAATGGACCATGAATAATGGTAAAACGTGAGTCTTGTATTTTAGCCGCTTCAGCGATTGCTTGAGGATCGCGATCGATACTGTACAAACGCCCTTGAGGCCCGAGTTGAGATAAAATAGTACGGCTATGACCACCACGGCCAAATGTACCATCGATATAAATGCCATCCGGTTTAATATTCAACCCATCAATAGATTCATTGAGGAGTACAGAGACGTGTTGAAAAGTGTCAGTCATAAGGTTCAGTAACTCAATTAAATGTTAGAACTTAGGATATTCATGTAAGCCGCCCAACGCAAGAAAACAGCGGATTTTATACGGTTATTTCTGTCTAGTTTATGATAAATCGAACGGATTGAGTTAATTGCAAGTAAAAAGGCAAACAAATCCCCATCACTAAAGTGAAAATTGATGTCGATAATATAAAAATAGATCAATAAAAAACCCACCACAGTATAACTGTGATGGGTTCGAAATGGTGGAGTTGACATCATAAGCCGGGTTCTGTTCCGCCTCTCTTCCTAGAAAGAAAAAGCGGTGATAGCCATTCGTCTAGGCCAGCAATCGCTCACTGGCTCGAGCAACCTACCCGCCCCCATACGCGAGCAACGCAATGTGAGGGCCTATTTGGTCTTGCTTCGGGTGGAGTTTACCTTGCTACGAACTGTTGCCAGACGCACGGTGCGCTCTTACCGCACCCTTTCACCCTTACCTGTGCTTATCTTTTCCCCGAAAGGATCGGAATTAAGCCATCGGCGGTTTTCTCTCTGCTGCACTTGTCGTAAGCTCACGCTCCCCAGGCGTTACCTGGCACCCTGCTCTATGAAGCCCGGACTTTCCTCCCCTCCGACAGTCTCCCTGATATTGCTACCAAAAGGACATCAACGAAGCAGCGACTATCCAGTCAACTCCGCGGCGGATTATACGCAAACCGACTTAGAAGACAAGCCTTCTCGAGCTTATCGAGTGATAATTCTTACCCACATCGGTTCATCACCAACAGAGTGTCGATGAGCTATTGTCAACTTTCCGGACTCATTATCCACTTGATAACTCGCCACATGATTTGAATGCTGGCCGGCGCACACCAACCATATATTATCCGGAGATAACGCAAATCCACGAGGCGCTAACTCAGTATCAAGGAGTTCAATTAGCGTTAATTCACCAGACAACGAATCAATGGAAAATAAAGCTAGCGTGCTCGATGTCCTTTCACTGACATAAAGAAAGCGCGCATCTTTAGTAATATGAATATCTGCAGCCCAAAAAGGCCCAGCAAAATCTACGGGCATATAACTGAGTGTTTGTGTTAATTGCCAGCGAGGCTTCTCATCTTGAACAAAATGTAACACATCACCATCTAGCTCATTAATCGCGTAGATATTTTTACCGGAAGCATCCTGAGTCATATGCCTTGGTCCAGACCCCATTTTGGTCATGAGTTTAGACTGAGCTCCTTTAATCAAATAACCATTATGATTAAAACGATAAAGATTGATTTTATCATCGCCTAAACAAGCACAAAAAATGGTTTGCTGCTCTAAAATTGAATTTGATTTAATGGGGTATTGGTCGGCAACCGCCATCACTGAATGCGCTTTCGTTAAATGCTCAAGCACTTGATGCGGTGATTGCGCGATACCATGAGAATTAATGTGGCTGACAGATAGCGCATTTTGCGCATACGAACTCAATAATAAATATTGCCCAGTAATATCAATACATGATGACGATGCACTCACAGGCATAGAAGAGCGTCCGATTTCTGTAAGCTTGCCATCGCTTTCAATTTTGTAGCTCAGTAAAGCGAACTCAGGTCGAACGGTGGCGTATAGAAAACTCTGATCATGGCTGATCGTTATGGGCTGAACTTCGCCCGGAGTTTCCACTATTTGCAGAACGTCAAATACACCATCAATTCCCATGCGTAAAACATGCAACTGACAACTATTCGGGCAAGACACATACACCACATTCACAACCACAGACTCCTTTGATTTATAAAACGCACGCTTTATAAAAAATGCATTTACTCTAAATGTTCAAGACCCCATTTATACAAGGCATTCTTTTTAAGGTTATGAATTTCAGCCACTAAGGCCGCTGCTTTTTTAAGTGGCAGCTCTTTAACTAAAATAGATAAAGTTCTTAAAGCATCATCAGGAAGTGCATCTTCTTTTTTATCTTCACGATAACCATGAATAAGTAGCACCATTTCACCACGTTTACGATTTGAGTCTTGTTCAATCCATTCAATTAGCTCACCTAATGGTGCGCCATGAATGGTTTCAAAGGTTTTAGTTAGCTCTCGCGCTAAT from Vibrio casei includes:
- the ftsL gene encoding cell division protein FtsL — encoded protein: MTEAHSPSLIRSIWNDLTSIGRLPLFLLVLIFSSSIAVVLTTYNTRHQITLRDELLENREKLDSEWRNLILEENALAEHTRVQKIAINDLDMKRPDSDKEVVVNLK
- the rsmH gene encoding 16S rRNA (cytosine(1402)-N(4))-methyltransferase RsmH, whose product is MTDTFQHVSVLLNESIDGLNIKPDGIYIDGTFGRGGHSRTILSQLGPQGRLYSIDRDPQAIAEAAKIQDSRFTIIHGPFSGIERYAEQYELVGKVDGVLFDLGVSSPQLDDGERGFSFMKDGPLDMRMDPTSGQSAAQWLSEAELDDITWVLREFGEEKHARRIAKGIVAYQQECLENPEKEPLTRTGQLAKLISDVAPKNFKEKKHPATRSFQAIRIYINSELEEIDFALKGAMNILAPEGRLSVISFHSLEDRMVKRFMRRESQGPQVPHGIPMTEDQIRALGSPNMKTVGKAIKPSQSEVELNTRSRSSVLRIAEKL
- a CDS encoding beta-propeller fold lactonase family protein — translated: MNVVYVSCPNSCQLHVLRMGIDGVFDVLQIVETPGEVQPITISHDQSFLYATVRPEFALLSYKIESDGKLTEIGRSSMPVSASSSCIDITGQYLLLSSYAQNALSVSHINSHGIAQSPHQVLEHLTKAHSVMAVADQYPIKSNSILEQQTIFCACLGDDKINLYRFNHNGYLIKGAQSKLMTKMGSGPRHMTQDASGKNIYAINELDGDVLHFVQDEKPRWQLTQTLSYMPVDFAGPFWAADIHITKDARFLYVSERTSSTLALFSIDSLSGELTLIELLDTELAPRGFALSPDNIWLVCAGQHSNHVASYQVDNESGKLTIAHRHSVGDEPMWVRIITR